The Echeneis naucrates chromosome 23, fEcheNa1.1, whole genome shotgun sequence genome has a segment encoding these proteins:
- the LOC115037164 gene encoding zinc finger protein 14-like, translating to MESTQRAESDQPLLLPSLRLFIPPLRLVSAAMWQVVQRGSVQDYGMVEEFISAVTEIVPELLNADQKAQLLLGLRARVVLELCQAEQITDRETIEMHLEQIKALVSTWAAQPCFSEVEFPESNFVDQIELLLKDPEEKERFFQDVFPTDFGPEYDGALQVLMLDFLSRLEKFLPVPDIQQTASMLCAVPSALEECVHSVPDLQHLKTVLLHHTTLGHFDLSDDTQSIPSSFGNCILSSLSLPQLEKVVIDADQIQLQPPSEQIQGCVTVHVEGETVTLLDYIQIEQPSSLVEPNVQEENKVHEEELAGDATDEDVGDTLKLAAFQPLKQSKRLQLKRKALEDDSVTSKRQRKKYPNNKTCPVCNKTFLRAAAMRRHQEIHSANRDLRYKCANCDKRFRDHYDMNRHNMRVHEKEELSSNTNEEDLGDPSTSEMMSENKNCGLCGKYFARRVDMDRHMKSHSEDRPYKCSFCEKKFKNPYVLKRHQKEICKSRELKKPKRKETQRMSPQLPAEVLTEGKICPICSRILPCTADIAKHLRSHSEERPFICVTCEKGFKYKDTLKKHQIIHGHEGIREEESKSVEQILAEADVRDCDNTSGLDKNERHPEVPTDISEEHLSSPAQKVGKKALKVCPVCSRAFDSVKTLNRHVQCHTDDRPYHCVHCKKRFKHMHGLKRHQIYAICHKKISRFLWKKEPRAGPSQSEIASGDPQQGLPLKIPVWCSNCGKHFEYLSALKEHQENVCKVDVREVMKCKDCGKEFKSMTMLKVHQRIHDPLYCKECGKILANDAAFERHKLMHRPMQCTMCDKTFTLLRRLREHYDKQHDFTGPYPCPQCDKTFIQLSYLAIHQRIHKGEFPYICNLCPEKFRSSNCLTVHLRKHTGEKPFLCWQCGKCYRSASELTVHMGTHSEERPWACPDCDMAYRTKLQLTNHIEQVHMGVRYPCNSCGKQFMKETSLKRHELIHTGERPHQCTVCGKTFLTANELRLHNRYHTGERPYKCEVCGKAFIQSGYLKSHMRIHTGEKPFKCDICDKGFRLSYHMKKHRRTHAGKPKSYMCEECGSAFLQKKSLWEHSLTHTVKIEPSYPEDVEVVLP from the exons ATCAGCCTCTACTGCTGCCATCGCTGCGCCTCTTCATCCCCCCGCTGCGCCTGGTGTCTGCAGCCATGTGGCAGGTGGTCCAGAGAGGAAGCGTGCAGGACTATGGGATGGTGGAAGAGTTCATCAGCGCTGTGACAGAAATTGTGCCTGAGCTGCTGAATGCAGATCAGAAAGCTCAGCTCCTCCTGGGACTCAGAGCACGA GTGGTTCTTGAGTTGTGTCAAGCTGAGCAGATAACAGACAGAGAAACCATCGAGATGCACCTGGAACAGATCAAAGCTCTGGTCTCCACGTGGGCCGCGCAG CCTTGTTTTTCAGAAGTTGAGTTTCCAGAATCAAACTTTGTGGATCAAATTGAATTGTTGTTGAAAGACcctgaagaaaaggagaggtTTTTCCAG gaTGTTTTCCCAACAGATTTTGGGCCTGAATACGACGGTGCTTTGCAGGTGCTAATGCTGGATTTCCTGTCCCGACTGGAGAAGTTTCTTCCAGTACCAGACATCCAGCAG ACAGCGTCCATGCTCTGTGCTGTCCCCTCTGCCCTGGAGGAGTGTGTGCACTCAGTGCCAGACCTGCAGCATCTGAAAACTGTCCTCCTGCACCACACCACGCTTGGACACTTTGATTTATCTG ATGACACTCAGAGCATTCCATCATCTTTTGGGAATTGCATCCTTTCTTCCTTGTCGCTCCCTCAGCTGGAGAAGGTTGTAATCGATGCTGACCAGATACAACTCCAGCCTCCATCAGAGCAGATCCAGGGCTGCGTGACCGTCCACGTGGAGGGTGAAACTGTGACTCTGTTGGACTACATACAGATTGAACAGCCGTCAAGTTTGGTTGAGCCCAATGTTCAGGAGGAGAACAAGGTGCacgaggaggagctggctgGAGATGCAACAGATGAGGACGTTGGCGACACCTTAAAGCTGGCAGCTTTTCAACCACTAAAGCAAAGCAAAAGGCTtcagttaaaaagaaaagctttagaGGACGACTCAGTGACATCCAAGAGGCAAAGGAAGAAGTACCCCAACAATAAGACGTGTCCTGTGTGCAATAAAACATTCCTTCGAGCTGCAGCCATGAGGCGACACCAGGAAATTCATTCTGCCAATCGGGACCTCAGGTATAAGTGTGCCAACTGTGACAAACGATTCAGAGACCATTACGACATGAACCGGCACAACATGCGGGTTCATGAGAAGGAAGAACTGAGCAGCAACACCAACGAAGAAGACCTGGGGGATCCCAGCACCTCTGAGATgatgtctgaaaacaaaaattgtgGCCTGTGCGGGAAGTATTTTGCCCGTCGAGTTGACATGGATCGACACATGAAGTCCCACTCGGAGGATCGCCCGTATAAATGTTCTTTCTGTGAGAAGAAATTCAAGAATCCTTATGTCCTAAAGAGACACCAGAAGGAGATCTGTAagagcagagagctgaagaagccaaagaggaaagagacacaGCGGATGAGTCCACAGCTGCCGGCAGAGGTGTTGACGGAAGGTAAAATCTGCCCCATCTGCAGCAGGATCTTACCGTGCACTGCAGACATCGCCAAGCATTTACGCTCTCACTCCGAGGAGCGTCCCTTTATCTGCGTCACCTGTGAGAAAGGCTTCAAGTACAAGGACACGTTGAAGAAGCATCAGATCATTCACGGCCATGAGGggatcagagaggaggagagcaagaGTGTGGAGCAGATTCTGGCTGAAGCAGACGTACGGGACTGTGATAATACGAGTGGTCTTGATAAAAACGAGAGACATCCAGAGGTGCCTACGGACATTTCAGAGGAGCACCTGTCTTCACCAGCACAGAAAGTTGGCAAAAAGGCCCTGAAAGTGTGTCCTGTCTGCTCCAGAGCGTTCGACAGTGTCAAAACACTGAACAGGCACGTTCAGTGCCACACGGACGATCGACCCTATCACTGTGTCCACTGCAAAAAGCGCTTTAAACACATGCACGGCCTGAAAAGACACCAGATTTACGCCATATGTCACAAGAAAATCAGCCGGTTCCTGTGGAAGAAGGAGCCGAGGGCAGGGCCAAGCCAAAGCGAAATAGCCAGCGGTGACCCTCAACAGGGGCTGCCGCTGAAGATCCCGGTGTGGTGTTCCAACTGTGGCAAACACTTTGAATACCTGTCGGCTTTGAAGGAGCACCAGGAGAATGTGTGCAAAGTGGACGTGAGGGAAGTCATGAAGTGTAAGGACTGTGGGAAAGAGTTCAAGAGCATGACCATGCTCAAAGTGCACCAGCGGATCCACGACCCGCTCTACTGCAAAGAGTGCGGGAAGATACTCGCCAACGACGCTGCCTTCGAGAGGCACAAGCTGATGCACAGGCCGATGCAGTGCACCATGTGCGACAAGACCTTCACCTTACTGAGGCGCCTGAGGGAACACTACGACAAACAGCACGACTTTACCGGTCCGTATCCCTGCCCCCAGTGCGACAAAACCTTCATCCAGCTGTCCTACCTCGCCATCCACCAGAGAATCCACAAAGGGGAGTTCCCGTACATTTGCAACTTGTGTCCGGAGAAGTTCAGATCCTCCAACTGTCTGACGGTCCACCTGAGGAAGCACACCGGGGAGAAGCCCTTTCTATGCTGGCAGTGCGGAAAGTGTTACCGCTCGGCCTCAGAGCTCACGGTCCACATGGGGACCCACTCAGAGGAGAGACCCTGGGCCTGCCCGGACTGCGACATGGCCTATCGCACAAAGCTGCAGCTGACCAACCACATCGAACAAGTCCATATGGGTGTCCGGTATCCCTGCAACAGCTGTGGAAAACAGTTCATGAAGGAGACGTCCCTGAAGAGGCATGAGCTCATCCACACAGGCGAGAGGCCTCACCAGTGCACGGTGTGCGGCAAAACCTTCCTGACCGCCAACGAGCTGCGGCTGCACAACAGGTACCACACGGGGGAGCGGCCGTACAAGTGCGAAGTGTGCGGCAAAGCCTTCATCCAGTCGGGATATTTGAAGTCGCACATGCGCATCCACACCGGAGAGAAACCATTTAAATGTGACATATGCGACAAAGGCTTCAGGTTGTCGTATCACATGAAGAAACACAGGCGGACTCATGCCGGGAAGCCAAAGAGCTACATGTGTGAGGAGTGCGGGTCAGCGTTCCTCCAGAAAAAATCTCTCTGGGAACACTCGCTCACTCACACTGTGAAAATTGAACCCTCATACCCTGAAGATGTGGAGGTGGTACTTCCATAG